A part of Gemmatimonadales bacterium genomic DNA contains:
- the katG gene encoding catalase/peroxidase HPI: protein MSNEAKCPIDHAAAGGTTNRDWWPHQLNLRILHQHSSRSNPLGSDFNYRKEFKKLDFAALKKDLRAAMTDSQDWWPADFGHYGPLFIRMAWHSAGTYRVGDGRGGAGRGQQRFAPLNSWPDNVSLDKARRLLWPIKQRYGERISWADLMILAGNVALESMGFKTFGFGGGREDVWEPDEDVYWGAEEKWLADQRYSGDRDLENPLAAVQMGLIYVNPEGPNGKPDPIAAARDIRETFARMAMNDEETVALIAGGHTFGKTHGAAPATNVGPEPEAAPLEEQGLGWKSRFGTGKGGDAITSGLEVTWTTTPTKWSNNFLWNLFSFEWELTKSPAGAQQWTPKGGAGAGTVPHAHDASKRIAPSMLTTDLSLRFDPAYEKIARRFMEHPDQFADAFARAWFKLTHRDMGPRARYLGPEVPVEPLIWQDPIPAVNHPLINARDVAALKGRILASGLSVSELVSTAWASASTFRGSDKRGGANGARIRLAPQKDWEVNQPAQLAKVLKKLEGIQKAFNGAQKGKKRVSLADLIVLGGCAGVEQAAKKGGHRVTVPFTPGRMDASPEQTDAASFAVLEPSADGFRNYLKGRFTVSAEALLVDRAQLLTLTAPEMTVLVGGMRVLKTNVGGNQHGVFTKRPGTLTNDFFTSLLDMGTEWKPVSKDADVFEGRDRKTGALKWTGTRVDLIFGSNAQLRALAEVHGSADAQGRFVDAFVAAWNKVMNLDRFDRP from the coding sequence ATGTCAAACGAAGCCAAGTGCCCGATCGATCACGCCGCCGCCGGCGGCACGACGAACCGAGACTGGTGGCCGCATCAGCTGAACCTGAGAATCCTGCACCAGCACTCGTCCAGGTCCAATCCGCTGGGGAGCGACTTCAACTACCGCAAGGAGTTCAAGAAGCTCGACTTCGCGGCGCTGAAGAAGGACCTCCGCGCGGCGATGACCGACTCGCAGGACTGGTGGCCGGCCGACTTCGGTCACTACGGGCCGTTGTTCATCCGGATGGCGTGGCACAGCGCCGGCACGTACCGCGTCGGCGACGGCCGCGGCGGCGCCGGCAGGGGTCAGCAGCGCTTCGCGCCGCTCAACAGCTGGCCGGACAACGTCAGCCTCGACAAGGCGCGCCGGCTGCTCTGGCCGATCAAGCAGAGGTACGGCGAGAGGATCTCCTGGGCCGACCTGATGATCCTGGCGGGCAACGTCGCCCTGGAATCCATGGGCTTCAAGACGTTCGGCTTCGGCGGCGGGCGCGAGGACGTCTGGGAGCCGGACGAGGACGTCTACTGGGGTGCCGAGGAGAAGTGGCTGGCCGACCAGCGCTACTCCGGCGACCGCGACCTCGAGAATCCTCTCGCCGCGGTGCAGATGGGCCTGATCTACGTCAACCCGGAGGGCCCGAACGGCAAGCCGGATCCGATCGCCGCGGCCAGGGACATCCGCGAGACCTTCGCCCGCATGGCGATGAACGACGAGGAGACGGTGGCGCTCATCGCGGGCGGCCACACCTTCGGCAAGACGCACGGCGCCGCCCCTGCGACCAACGTGGGGCCCGAGCCGGAAGCGGCCCCGCTCGAGGAGCAGGGCCTGGGCTGGAAGAGCAGGTTCGGCACGGGCAAGGGCGGGGATGCGATCACCAGCGGCCTGGAAGTCACCTGGACCACCACGCCGACGAAGTGGAGCAACAACTTCCTCTGGAACCTGTTCAGCTTCGAATGGGAGCTGACGAAGAGCCCGGCCGGCGCCCAGCAGTGGACGCCGAAGGGTGGCGCGGGTGCCGGCACGGTTCCACATGCCCACGACGCGTCGAAGCGTATCGCGCCGTCCATGCTGACCACGGACCTGTCGCTGCGGTTCGACCCCGCCTACGAGAAGATCGCGCGGCGGTTCATGGAGCACCCGGATCAGTTCGCGGACGCGTTCGCCCGGGCCTGGTTCAAGCTGACGCACCGCGACATGGGCCCGCGCGCGCGCTATCTCGGCCCGGAGGTTCCGGTCGAACCGCTCATCTGGCAGGACCCCATTCCCGCGGTGAATCACCCGCTGATCAATGCGCGGGACGTCGCCGCGCTGAAGGGTAGGATCCTGGCGTCCGGCCTGTCGGTCTCGGAGCTGGTGTCGACCGCGTGGGCGTCGGCGTCCACGTTCCGTGGCTCCGACAAGCGCGGCGGCGCCAACGGCGCCCGCATTCGCCTGGCGCCGCAGAAGGACTGGGAAGTCAACCAGCCGGCCCAGCTCGCCAAGGTGCTCAAGAAGCTGGAAGGCATCCAGAAGGCGTTCAACGGCGCGCAGAAGGGCAAGAAGAGGGTCTCGTTGGCCGACCTGATCGTGCTGGGCGGGTGCGCCGGCGTCGAGCAAGCGGCGAAGAAGGGGGGGCACCGCGTGACGGTTCCCTTCACGCCGGGACGGATGGACGCCTCGCCCGAGCAGACCGACGCGGCGTCCTTCGCCGTGCTCGAGCCCAGCGCGGACGGCTTCCGCAACTATCTCAAGGGCAGGTTCACCGTGTCGGCGGAAGCGCTGCTGGTGGACAGGGCGCAATTGCTGACCCTGACCGCGCCCGAAATGACGGTGCTGGTGGGCGGCATGCGCGTCCTCAAGACCAACGTCGGAGGGAACCAGCACGGCGTCTTCACCAAGCGGCCGGGGACGCTGACCAACGACTTCTTCACGAGCCTCCTCGACATGGGCACGGAGTGGAAGCCCGTCTCGAAGGATGCGGACGTGTTCGAAGGCCGTGATCGCAAGACGGGCGCGCTCAAGTGGACCGGCACGCGTGTCGATCTGATCTTCGGTTCAAACGCTCAACTCCGCGCCCTGGCTGAAGTCCATGGAAGCGCGGACGCCCAGGGGAGGTTCGTCGACGCCTTCGTGGCGGCCTGGAACAAGGTGATGAACCTGGATCGCTTCGACCGACCGTGA
- a CDS encoding transcriptional repressor, with amino-acid sequence MAPPARTLQFEAACRAHGLPVTVQRRRIFEVLAGRTDHPTSDQVYAAVKDTLPGVSRTTVYRVLETLVRVGVLAKACSPSAASRVDPRTSRHHHLVCQRCDRLIDVDDEAVEHRIRPPDVRRRGFAIRGYSIYFSGLCAACQRKATAARISRRSAAPQARTGPRPRRRAKRTE; translated from the coding sequence ATGGCCCCGCCCGCTCGCACGCTGCAGTTTGAAGCCGCCTGCCGCGCTCACGGCCTTCCGGTCACGGTCCAGCGTCGCCGCATCTTCGAGGTCCTCGCCGGCCGCACCGACCACCCGACGTCCGATCAGGTGTACGCGGCGGTGAAGGACACGCTGCCCGGCGTCTCCCGCACCACGGTGTACCGGGTGCTCGAGACCCTGGTGCGGGTGGGCGTGCTGGCCAAGGCGTGCAGCCCGAGCGCCGCGAGCCGGGTGGACCCGCGGACGTCCCGGCATCACCACCTCGTGTGTCAGCGCTGCGACCGCCTCATCGATGTGGACGATGAGGCCGTCGAGCACCGGATACGGCCGCCGGACGTGCGCCGACGGGGGTTCGCCATCCGGGGGTACTCGATCTATTTCTCCGGCCTGTGTGCCGCGTGCCAGAGGAAGGCGACGGCTGCCCGGATCTCACGGCGCTCGGCGGCGCCACAAGCGCGGACCGGCCCCCGCCCGAGACGCAGAGCCAAGCGAACCGAGTAA